The following are encoded in a window of Vigna unguiculata cultivar IT97K-499-35 chromosome 8, ASM411807v1, whole genome shotgun sequence genomic DNA:
- the LOC114195135 gene encoding probable LRR receptor-like serine/threonine-protein kinase At3g47570 gives MALSVVMFLLSVVLQTLVYITPDTVALVLSSESDKVALLALKKKLTNGVPNSLPSWNHSLHLCEWQGLTCSRRHKRVSVLHLKNQNWNGILGPSLGNLTFLRALILSNINMHGEIPTQIGRLKRLQLLDLSNNNLNGQIPMHLINCSKLEVINLLYNKLNGKLPSWFGLGSMTRLNKLLLGANDLVGTIPPSLGNLSSLQHITVARNHLVGSIPHVLGRLSNLKELNLGLNDLSGVVPDSLYNLSNIQIFVLGVNRLSGTFPPKMQLAFPNLRAFFVGGNEFSGTFPSSISNITGLQVFDISSNDFSGPIPHTLGSLNKLQKFNIANNSFGTGRASDLDFLSPLTNCTQLRILLLDGNGFGGVIPDLIGNFSTHLTTLRMGLNRISGMIPDEIGQLIGLIDFVVEDNYLEGTIPDSIGRLKNLGRLVLQENKLSGNIPTAIGNLTALSELYLHTNKLKGSIPLSLKHCTRMQSFGVSENNLSGDIPSQTFGNLEGLINLDLSNNSFTGSIPLEFGNLKHLSVLYLYENKLSGEIPIELGACSALTELVLQSNFFRGSIPSFLGSLGSLEFLDLSNNNFSSTIPVELQKLSYLNALNLSFNHLYGEVPTGGVFNNVTEISLIGNKDLCGGIPQLKLPACSKLSSKKHKWSFKTKLILIIAIVVGVGVVTSTLFISIYLFRKKPITPKTPSSSCSHKNKYVKVSYGDLHKATNGFSSSNLVGSGSFGSVYSGSLLPFETPIAVKVLNLEIGGASKSFAAECKALGRIMHRNLLNILTCCSSIDYNGKDFKAIVYDFMPNGSLEGLLHDNVVLESRNFSVNLDLVVNIALDVANALDYLHHGSEEAIVHCDIKPSNVLLDDDMVAHLGDFGLARLVHVATGHSSRDQVSSSAIRGTIGYVPPEYGTGCGVSTKGDMYSYGILVLEMVTGRRPTDAMFGEGVSLHKFCQMAIPEGITEIADSRLLVPVVEEGRRMMEIKIRECLVGLARIGVECSAELPVDRMDIKDVVLELHSIKQRLCH, from the exons ATGGCTCTAAGTGTAGTAATGTTTCTTCTCAGTGTTGTCTTACAAACCTTGGTGTACATAACACCAGATACGGTTGCCCTTGTTTTGAGTTCAGAGAGTGATAAGGTGGCTTTACTTGCCTTGAAGAAGAAGCTTACCAATGGAGTGCCTAATTCCCTTCCATCATGGAACCACTCTTTGCATTTATGTGAGTGGCAGGGTCTAACATGCAGTCGCCGCCACAAGAGAGTCTCTGTCTTGCACTTGAAAAATCAGAACTGGAATGGTATTCTTGGACCATCCTTGGGAAATCTAACCTTCCTCAGAGCCCTCATTCTTTCCAACATCAACATGCATGGTGAAATTCCGACACAAATTGGTCGACTAAAGAGGTTGCAGCTTCTTGACTTGAGCAACAACAATCTAAATGGTCAGATTCCTATGCACCTTATCAACTGCTCTAAACTTGAGGTCATTAACTTGTTGTACAACAAACTCAATGGAAAACTTCCCTCCTGGTTTGGACTTGGATCCATGACACGCCTTAATAAGTTGCTTCTCGGTGCCAATGATCTAGTCGGTACTATCCCACCTTCCTTGGGCAATCTTTCATCCCTCCAACATATCACAGTGGCAAGAAATCATTTGGTGGGAAGTATACCACATGTTTTGGGTCGGTTATCAAATTTGAAAGAGCTGAATCTTGGTTTAAATGATTTGTCAGGAGTAGTGCCTGATTCTCTTTATAACCTTTCcaatattcaaatttttgttcTCGGGGTAAATCGCTTATCTGGTACTTTTCCACCAAAAATGCAACTTGCTTTTCCAAACCTTCGAGCATTTTTTGTTGGGGGCAACGAGTTCAGTGGAACATTCCCGTCTTCAATATCCAACATCACCGGATTACAAGTGTTTGATATCTCCTCAAATGATTTTAGTGGGCCAATTCCTCACACTTTGGGAAGCTTAAATAAACTTCAGAAGTTTAACATTGCTAACAATAGTTTTGGAACAGGGAGAGCCAGTGATTTGGATTTTCTTTCACCATTAACCAATTGTACTCAATTGCGCATACTTCTGTTGGATGGTAATGGATTTGGTGGCGTGATTCCAGATCTCATAGGCAATTTTTCTACCCACCTGACAACTCTTCGGATGGGGTTGAATCGAATATCTGGAATGATACCTGATGAAATTGGACAGCTAATCGGTTTAATCGACTTCGTCGTGGAAGATAATTATCTGGAGGGAACTATTCCAGATTCGATTGGAAGGCTTAAAAACCTAGGAAGACTTGTCCTGCAAGAAAACAAATTGTCTGGTAATATTCCTACAGCCATTGGCAATCTTACTGCGTTGTCTGAACTTTATCTGCACACCAATAAATTGAAAGGAAGCATTCCATTAAGCCTCAAACACTGCACACGCATGCAGTCATTTGGAGTTTCCGAAAATAACTTAAGTGGAGATATTCCTAGCCAAACATTTGGCAATCTAGAAGGTTTGATAAATCTTGACTTATCCAACAACTCTTTCACCGGTTCCATTCCTTTAGAGTTCGGAAACTTGAAGCACCTTTCCGTATTATATCTATACGAAAACAAGTTGTCTGGTGAAATTCCCATAGAACTTGGAGCTTGTTCGGCATTAACAGAGCTTGTGTTGCAGAGTAACTTCTTCCGCGGAAGCATTCCTTCGTTCTTGGGCTCTTTAGGATCCCTTGAATTCCTAGACCTTTCTAACAATAACTTCTCAAGCACAATCCCTGTTGAACTACAAAAGTTGAGTTATTTGAATGCTTTGAACTTGTCTTTTAACCATCTTTATGGTGAGGTTCCCACAGGAGGTGTCTTTAATAATGTTACAGAAATTTCACTCATTGGAAATAAGGATCTCTGTGGCGGGATACCTCAACTGAAGCTTCCTGCATGCTCTAAGTTGTCCTCAAAGAAACACAAGTGGTCTTTTAAAACGAAACTCATCCTCATCATTGCAATTGTCGTTGGAGTGGGTGTGGTTACTTCAACACTGTTTATCAGCATCTATTTGTTCAGAAAAAAGCCCATAACACCCAAAACACCATCGAGTTCATGTTCTCATAAAAACAAGTACGTGAAGGTTTCTTATGGAGATCTGCATAAAGCAACCAATGGATTTTCTTCATCCAATTTGGTAGGTTCGGGAAGCTTTGGTTCTGTATATAGTGGATCTCTTCTCCCTTTCGAAACACCTATTGCTGTGAAGGTATTGAATCTTGAAATAGGTGGTGCATCAAAGAGTTTCGCAGCTGAGTGCAAGGCTCTAGGAAGGATCATGCATCGGAATCTTCTCAACATCTTGACTTGTTGTTCAAGTATCGATTATAACGGTAAAGATTTCAAGGCTATAGTTTATGACTTCATGCCTAATGGCAGTCTAGAAGGTTTGCTTCACGACAACGTAGTGCTGGAGTCTAGAAATTTCAGTGTCAACCTTGATCTTGTGGTAAATATTGCTCTTGATGTTGCCAATGCATTGGATTATCTTCATCATGGTTCTGAGGAAGCTATAGTTCACTGTGATATTAAGCCAAGCAACGTTCTTCTTGATGATGACATGGTTGCTCACTTGGGTGATTTTGGGTTAGCAAGACTCGTTCACGTGGCAACGGGACATTCCAGCAGAGATCAAGTTAGTTCCTCTGCAATTAGAGGAACCATTGGATATGTTCCACCAG AGTACGGAACAGGTTGTGGAGTATCAACTAAAGGAGATATGTACAGCTACGGAATTCTTGTGTTAGAGATGGTGACAGGGAGGAGACCAACAGATGCAATGTTTGGTGAAGGTGTAAGTCTACACAAATTCTGCCAAATGGCAATTCCAGAAGGGATCACTGAGATAGCAGATTCACGTTTGCTTGTACCAGTTGTTGAAGAAGGAAGAAGGATGATGGAAATAAAAATTAGGGAGTGTTTGGTGGGCTTAGCAAGGATTGGAGTTGAATGTTCTGCAGAATTACCTGTTGATCGAATGGACATAAAAGATGTGGTACTGGAGCTGCACTCAATCAAACAGAGGCTGTGTCACTGA